From the Glutamicibacter halophytocola genome, the window CATGGAAACCAGAATTTGCAAAAGCTCTGGCAACTGCTGCGGAGAAGCTATATGATGCGTGGCCAGAGTCGGCCCGGAACCTACTTTTATCCCAAGATCATTGGGCTCCAGTACCTTGAATCCGTTTTCATCGGTGACGTCATCACCGATGAAAAGCACCGCATCAACCTGTAACAAATCTTTAAGCCACGTTAAGCTCTCGCCCTTGTCTCCTTGATGCACCGAGGCTTCAAGGACCGCCTTGCCCTCGAGGAGCTTGACTCGGCCCATGGCGTTCAAAGCGGCCTTGGCCTCGCTGAGCGCGGCGTCGGCGGCAGCTGTTGTTGCGCGGCGTACATGCAGCACGGTCGCCGAAGGCTTGTATTCCAAGCTGACATCCTCGTAGGAATCGGCCACGGCCGCGAGTTCCTTGGTGATGCGAGCCAGCAGATCCTGCTGTTCGCTGCTCAGCGGCTTTTCGATCCATTGCCCTTTGAAGGGCTCTGGCAGCAGGCGCTCAGCACCGTGCGAGCCAATGCAGATTTCCGGCAGGGGCTCGGGATAAACCTGCGCCAGGGAAGCTAAATTGCGGCCGGAAACCAAAGCGGCAAAAACGCCAGGCAGCTGCCTGAGCCTTTCAAAAACCTCGGCAGACTCCGGAAGAGGCCGGGCGTCCTCGGGGCGGTCGACGATTGGCGACATTGTCCCGTCAAAGTCCAAGGCCACAAGAATATTCTGATGAGCTGCAAACCTGCTCAGCGCGGCGTGCAGTTCTGGGTCGAGGTCAGACACGTTTGTATCCCATCGAGAGTGTGCGGATGCTGGTGCCGGGCTAGCGGACGATGGCATCTGTCGAGGAAGCGGAGCTGATTTCAGCAAGTTCCGCGAGGAAAACCTCTGACCAGCGGGCCACGGTATTCACCTTCAGGTGCCGATTCATCCGTCGCATGCGCTTCTCTTGCTCAGCCTCGTTCATATTGACGGCCTGGATGATCTTGTCCTTCATGCCGTCGATATCGTGCGGGTTCACCAGCACGGCTTGGGTCAGCTGGTCAGCGGCGCCCGTGTATTCGGAAAGCACCAGCACGCCACGGCCATCCTGATGGGCTGCGACAAATTCCTTGGCGACCAGGTTCATGCCATCACGCAGCGCGGTCACCAGCAAAACATCGGCTGCCAGGTAGAGGGAAATCATCTCGCGCAGCGGATAGGACTGGTGCAGATAGCGCAAGGTGGTGTGGCTCAGGGTGTCGTGCTGTCCGGTAATTTGCCCCACCATCAGTTCGACCTGGTCGCGCAGCTCCATGTAGGTGTCGACGTTTTCGCGGCTCGGGCTGGCCACCTGGATCAGGCACACATCACCGGCGCGCAGTTGCTCGTCCGCAAGCAACTCGCCGTAGGCCTTGAGTCGGTGGCGAATGCCCTTGGTGTAGTCGAGGCGATCCACACCGAGAATCACGGTTTTTGGATTGCCCAGCTCATTGCGAATCTGCGCGGCGCGGGCAATGATCTGCGGGTCGCGGGAAAGCTTTGCGATCTGCTCGGTGTCAATGGAGATCGGGTGGGCCTTGGCCCGGCAGAGATTCTGCATTTGATTGTCAGCAGGGGGAGTGGCGACGTCGCCCTTGGTGGAGTAGTCGGTAAAGCGGCGCAGGCAGCGCAGGAAGTTGGAGGCATCGGCTTCGCGCTGGAAACCAACAAGATCGGCGCCGGCCAGGCCTTGCAGGATCTGGGTACGCCACGGCAGCTGCGAGAAGAGGCTGGCTGCCGGGAACGGGATGTGGAGGAAAAAGCCGATCTTCAGATCCGGCCGCGCCAAGCGGATCATCTGCGGCACAAGCTGC encodes:
- a CDS encoding alpha,alpha-trehalose-phosphate synthase (UDP-forming), with amino-acid sequence MGTPAPSQNTEQSYDLVVVANRLPVDRITNPDGTQGFRRSPGGLVTALAPIMAASDGAWVGWHGGVDEELESFDKDDIHLVPVPLSEDDLELYYEGFSNSTLWPLYHDVIVPPEYHRTWWDRYKKINQRFADAVLKIAAPNATVWVHDYQLQLVPQMIRLARPDLKIGFFLHIPFPAASLFSQLPWRTQILQGLAGADLVGFQREADASNFLRCLRRFTDYSTKGDVATPPADNQMQNLCRAKAHPISIDTEQIAKLSRDPQIIARAAQIRNELGNPKTVILGVDRLDYTKGIRHRLKAYGELLADEQLRAGDVCLIQVASPSRENVDTYMELRDQVELMVGQITGQHDTLSHTTLRYLHQSYPLREMISLYLAADVLLVTALRDGMNLVAKEFVAAHQDGRGVLVLSEYTGAADQLTQAVLVNPHDIDGMKDKIIQAVNMNEAEQEKRMRRMNRHLKVNTVARWSEVFLAELAEISSASSTDAIVR
- the otsB gene encoding trehalose-phosphatase encodes the protein MSDLDPELHAALSRFAAHQNILVALDFDGTMSPIVDRPEDARPLPESAEVFERLRQLPGVFAALVSGRNLASLAQVYPEPLPEICIGSHGAERLLPEPFKGQWIEKPLSSEQQDLLARITKELAAVADSYEDVSLEYKPSATVLHVRRATTAAADAALSEAKAALNAMGRVKLLEGKAVLEASVHQGDKGESLTWLKDLLQVDAVLFIGDDVTDENGFKVLEPNDLGIKVGSGPTLATHHIASPQQLPELLQILVSMRD